The proteins below come from a single Xiphophorus hellerii strain 12219 chromosome 14, Xiphophorus_hellerii-4.1, whole genome shotgun sequence genomic window:
- the ache gene encoding acetylcholinesterase, translating into MQFSTYLVFLSIFLIALIPTCFSQNDGDLVNTHSGLVQGVRLPVPDGSYVTAFLGIPFGEPPVGKRRFRPPEPKRKWTGIFEANAYPDACYQYVDTSYPGFQGTEMWNPNRDMSEDCLYLNIWVPASPRPHNLSVMVWIYGGGFYSGSSSLDVYDGRYLAHTETVIVVSMNYRIGAFGFLALHGSSEAPGNVGLLDQRLALKWVQENIHSFGGNPKQVTIFGESAGGASVGFHLLSPDSRPFFTRAILQSGVPNGPWASVSPAEARRRATLLAKLVNCNGGNDTELVDCLRNKTPQELIDQEWLVLPWSALFRFSFVPVVDGDFLPDTPEAMINSGNFKDTQILLGVNQDEGSYFLLYGAPGFSKDNESLISKEDFLEGVRLSVPHANDIGLEAVVLQYTDWMDENNGAKNRDAMDDIVGDHNVICPLAHFARSYAQHHTLKANLGMMNSAGNSQGSVYLYLFDHRASNLAWPEWMGVIHGYEIEFVFGLPLEKRLNYTTEEKNLSRRMMKYWANFARTGNPNDGLLDTRKRWPLFTANEQKHVTLNTDPLKIHKGLRNQMCAFWNRFLPRLLNITGNIDEAERQWKVEFHRWSSYMMHWKSQFDHYSKQERCTDL; encoded by the exons ATGCAGTTCTCCACTTATCTCGTCTTCTTGTCAATCTTTCTCATCGCTCTCATCCCAACCTGCTTTTCCCAAAATGATGGAGACCTTGTTAATACACATAGCGGTCTAGTTCAAGGTGTGCGCCTTCCGGTGCCAGATGGGAGCTATGTCACAGCTTTCCTCGGCATCCCTTTTGGTGAGCCACCAGTGGGTAAGCGTCGCTTCCGTCCTCCTGAGCCGAAGCGAAAATGGACAGGGATTTTTGAGGCTAATGCCTACCCCGACGCCTGTTACCAGTATGTGGACACGTCGTACCCAGGCTTCCAGGGCACTGAGATGTGGAATCCTAACAGAGACATGAGCGAGGACTGCCTGTACCTTAACATCTGGGTGCCTGCCTCGCCCAGGCCCCACAATCTCTCGGTTATGGTGTGGATCTATGGTGGAG GTTTCTACAGTGGCTCTTCTTCGCTGGATGTGTATGATGGCCGTTATCTTGCTCACACTGAGACAGTCATTGTGGTCTCCATGAATTACCGTATTGGAGCCTTTGGTTTCCTCGCTCTTCATGGCTCTTCAGAGGCTCCAGGAAATGTCGGTCTGCTGGACCAGAGGTTGGCATTGAAGTGGGTGCAAGAAAATATCCATTCCTTTGGTGGAAACCCCAaacag GTGACTATCTTCGGTGAGAGTGCTGGCGGTGCTTCAGTCGGGTTCCACCTATTGTCTCCAGATAGCAGACCTTTTTTCACAAGGGCCATCCTTCAGAGCGGGGTCCCCAACGGTCCGTGGGCCTCTGTCAGCCCTGCTGAGGCCAGAAGACGTGCCACGCTTCTGGCAAAGCTTGTTAACTGTAATGGAGGCAACGACACTGAGCTGGTGGACTGTCTGCGCAACAAAACTCCACAGGAACTTATCGACCAAGAATGGCTG GTTCTACCATGGTCAGCTCTGTTCCGGTTCTCCTTTGTACCAGTCGTGGATGGTGATTTTCTGCCTGATACTCCAGAAGCAATGATTAACTCAGGCAATTTTAAAGACACTCAGATTCTTCTTGGTGTCAACCAAGATGAGGGCTCTTACTTTCTGCTGTATGGAGCGCCGGGATTCAGCAAGGACAATGAGAGTCTAATTTCCAAAGAAGACTTCCTGGAAG GTGTACGACTGAGCGTACCACACGCAAATGATATCGGCTTGGAGGCAGTGGTGCTGCAGTACACCGACTGGATGGATGAGAATAACGGAGCGAAAAACCGCGACGCCATGGACGACATTGTTGGCGATCACAATGTAATTTGCCCACTGGCACATTTTGCTCGTTCATATGCACAGCATCACACTCTCAAGGCGAACCTGGGCATGATGAACAGTGCAGGAAACTCACAAG GCAGCGTGTACCTCTACCTGTTTGACCACCGGGCTTCTAATTTAGCCTGGCCAGAGTGGATGGGAGTCATCCATGGCTATGAAATCGAGTTTGTCTTTGGGTTGCCACTGGAGAAGAGACTCAATTACACCACTGAAGAGAAGAATCTGAGTCGACGCATGATGAAATACTGGGCAAACTTTGCACGGACAGG AAATCCTAACGACGGGCTGCTGGACACTCGGAAACGCTGGCCATTGTTTACGGCGAATGAGCAGAAACATGTCACACTCAACACCGACCCTCTCAAAATCCACAAAGGTTTGCGCAACCAGATGTGTGCTTTCTGGAACCGCTTCCTGCCACGCCTTCTGAACATCACAG GCAACATCGATGAGGCAGAGCGTCAGTGGAAGGTGGAATTTCACCGCTGGTCCTCCTACATGATGCACTGGAAGAGTCAGTTTGATCACTACAGCAAGCAGGAGCGCTGCACTGACCTCTGA
- the LOC116733033 gene encoding uncharacterized protein LOC116733033 isoform X2, with translation MEGEKEKQWEQQEEKESNEAEDDTRSDDETCNEVEDGNSERAVTVWQEGHEKDELGNPIMHWEALSLCIAELEKQEEEKKAKAGASLERDGAPRGRSEDRGRTAGSWDDGSDACNSHVLALTSRLHTQMNLQLCFINNSESEEEEDEEPEKDVCSKKSSSSWVTACSLTRQYQTRLVYFLSVLLLVVPHRQQKRTAPTQKNSQNPSMSEEPKSRGFRNTLRNLRDRLRTDQRKKTAGRREAAAQRTHLELSDVERLSVQQLTALCASLRQDIQDLSSELVSRLHIRDQLRTEQDAMLLEKPFQQRMNAYSSGRHSPPQCSCRYSEYKLPKFALGHKKHPLQSNPVGFVHLAAESHHHFTCEFLHCMNT, from the exons atggaaggagaaaaagaaaagcagtggGAGCAGCAAGAGGAGAAGGAAAGCAACGAAGCAGAGGACGACACAAGAAGCGATGATGAAACCTGCAACGAAGTGGAGGATGGAAACTCTGAGAGGGCGGTGACGGTGTGGCAAGAGGGCCATGAGAAGGACGAACTGGGCAATCCCATCATGCACTGGGAGGCTCTGAGCCTGTGCATCGCTGAGCTTgagaagcaggaggaggaaaaaaaagcgAAG GCCGGAGCCTCTCTGGAGCGTGACGGGGCCCCCAGGGGCCGCTCTGAGGACCGGGGCAGAACCGCCGGCAGCTGGGACGACGGCAGCGACGCCTGCAACAGCCACGTTCTGGCTCTGACATCACG CCTGCACACACAGATGAATCTCCAGCTCTGCTTCATCAACAACAGTGagagtgaggaggaagaggatgaagagCCGGAGAAAGATGTGTGCAGCAAgaagagcagcagctcctgGGTAACAGCCTGCAGCCTGACCCGTCAGTATCAAACCAGGCTTGTTTATTTCCTCTCAGTGCTTCTGCTTGTTGTCCCTCACCGACAGCAGAAGAGGACAGCACCGACTCAGAAGAACTCCCAGAATCCGTCCATGTCTGAAGAGCCGAAGTCCAGAGGCTTCAGGAACACCCTGAGGAACCTTCGAGACCGGCTGAGAACCGACCAGAGAAAAAAG ACAGCCGGTCGTAGAGAAGCAGCGGCCCAGCGGACCCACCTGGAGCTCAGCGATGTGGAGCGGCTCAGTGTGCAGCAGCTGACGGCGCTCTGTGCGTCTCTCAGACAAGATATCCAAG ACCTGAGCTCTGAGCTGGTGAGTCGCCTCCACATCCGGGACCAGCTGAGGACGGAGCAGGACGCCATGCTGCTGGAG aaacCATTTCAACAGAGAATGAACGCATATAGCTCAGGTAGACATTCACCACCACAGTGTTCCTGTCGGTACTCTGAATACAAACTTCCAAAGTTTGCACTGGGACACAAGAAACACCCGCTCCAGTCAAATCCAGTCGGGTTTGTTCATCTGGCTGCTGAGAGTCATCACCACTTCACCTGTGAGTTCCTCCACTGCATGAACACATGA
- the LOC116733033 gene encoding schwannomin-interacting protein 1-like isoform X4 — MEGEKEKQWEQQEEKESNEAEDDTRSDDETCNEVEDGNSERAVTVWQEGHEKDELGNPIMHWEALSLCIAELEKQEEEKKAKAGASLERDGAPRGRSEDRGRTAGSWDDGSDACNSHVLALTSRLHTQMNLQLCFINNSESEEEEDEEPEKDVCSKKSSSSWKRTAPTQKNSQNPSMSEEPKSRGFRNTLRNLRDRLRTDQRKKTAGRREAAAQRTHLELSDVERLSVQQLTALCASLRQDIQDLSSELVSRLHIRDQLRTEQDAMLLEKPFQQRMNAYSSGRHSPPQCSCRYSEYKLPKFALGHKKHPLQSNPVGFVHLAAESHHHFTCQQQVTDMGIHIQDGAQV; from the exons atggaaggagaaaaagaaaagcagtggGAGCAGCAAGAGGAGAAGGAAAGCAACGAAGCAGAGGACGACACAAGAAGCGATGATGAAACCTGCAACGAAGTGGAGGATGGAAACTCTGAGAGGGCGGTGACGGTGTGGCAAGAGGGCCATGAGAAGGACGAACTGGGCAATCCCATCATGCACTGGGAGGCTCTGAGCCTGTGCATCGCTGAGCTTgagaagcaggaggaggaaaaaaaagcgAAG GCCGGAGCCTCTCTGGAGCGTGACGGGGCCCCCAGGGGCCGCTCTGAGGACCGGGGCAGAACCGCCGGCAGCTGGGACGACGGCAGCGACGCCTGCAACAGCCACGTTCTGGCTCTGACATCACG CCTGCACACACAGATGAATCTCCAGCTCTGCTTCATCAACAACAGTGagagtgaggaggaagaggatgaagagCCGGAGAAAGATGTGTGCAGCAAgaagagcagcagctcctgG AAGAGGACAGCACCGACTCAGAAGAACTCCCAGAATCCGTCCATGTCTGAAGAGCCGAAGTCCAGAGGCTTCAGGAACACCCTGAGGAACCTTCGAGACCGGCTGAGAACCGACCAGAGAAAAAAG ACAGCCGGTCGTAGAGAAGCAGCGGCCCAGCGGACCCACCTGGAGCTCAGCGATGTGGAGCGGCTCAGTGTGCAGCAGCTGACGGCGCTCTGTGCGTCTCTCAGACAAGATATCCAAG ACCTGAGCTCTGAGCTGGTGAGTCGCCTCCACATCCGGGACCAGCTGAGGACGGAGCAGGACGCCATGCTGCTGGAG aaacCATTTCAACAGAGAATGAACGCATATAGCTCAGGTAGACATTCACCACCACAGTGTTCCTGTCGGTACTCTGAATACAAACTTCCAAAGTTTGCACTGGGACACAAGAAACACCCGCTCCAGTCAAATCCAGTCGGGTTTGTTCATCTGGCTGCTGAGAGTCATCACCACTTCACCT GTCAACAACAGGTCACTGACATGGGCATCCACATCCAAGACGGCGCACAGGTGTGA
- the LOC116733033 gene encoding schwannomin-interacting protein 1-like isoform X3 yields the protein MEGEKEKQWEQQEEKESNEAEDDTRSDDETCNEVEDGNSERAVTVWQEGHEKDELGNPIMHWEALSLCIAELEKQEEEKKAKAGASLERDGAPRGRSEDRGRTAGSWDDGSDACNSHVLALTSRLHTQMNLQLCFINNSESEEEEDEEPEKDVCSKKSSSSWQKRTAPTQKNSQNPSMSEEPKSRGFRNTLRNLRDRLRTDQRKKTAGRREAAAQRTHLELSDVERLSVQQLTALCASLRQDIQDLSSELVSRLHIRDQLRTEQDAMLLEKPFQQRMNAYSSGRHSPPQCSCRYSEYKLPKFALGHKKHPLQSNPVGFVHLAAESHHHFTCQQQVTDMGIHIQDGAQV from the exons atggaaggagaaaaagaaaagcagtggGAGCAGCAAGAGGAGAAGGAAAGCAACGAAGCAGAGGACGACACAAGAAGCGATGATGAAACCTGCAACGAAGTGGAGGATGGAAACTCTGAGAGGGCGGTGACGGTGTGGCAAGAGGGCCATGAGAAGGACGAACTGGGCAATCCCATCATGCACTGGGAGGCTCTGAGCCTGTGCATCGCTGAGCTTgagaagcaggaggaggaaaaaaaagcgAAG GCCGGAGCCTCTCTGGAGCGTGACGGGGCCCCCAGGGGCCGCTCTGAGGACCGGGGCAGAACCGCCGGCAGCTGGGACGACGGCAGCGACGCCTGCAACAGCCACGTTCTGGCTCTGACATCACG CCTGCACACACAGATGAATCTCCAGCTCTGCTTCATCAACAACAGTGagagtgaggaggaagaggatgaagagCCGGAGAAAGATGTGTGCAGCAAgaagagcagcagctcctgG CAGAAGAGGACAGCACCGACTCAGAAGAACTCCCAGAATCCGTCCATGTCTGAAGAGCCGAAGTCCAGAGGCTTCAGGAACACCCTGAGGAACCTTCGAGACCGGCTGAGAACCGACCAGAGAAAAAAG ACAGCCGGTCGTAGAGAAGCAGCGGCCCAGCGGACCCACCTGGAGCTCAGCGATGTGGAGCGGCTCAGTGTGCAGCAGCTGACGGCGCTCTGTGCGTCTCTCAGACAAGATATCCAAG ACCTGAGCTCTGAGCTGGTGAGTCGCCTCCACATCCGGGACCAGCTGAGGACGGAGCAGGACGCCATGCTGCTGGAG aaacCATTTCAACAGAGAATGAACGCATATAGCTCAGGTAGACATTCACCACCACAGTGTTCCTGTCGGTACTCTGAATACAAACTTCCAAAGTTTGCACTGGGACACAAGAAACACCCGCTCCAGTCAAATCCAGTCGGGTTTGTTCATCTGGCTGCTGAGAGTCATCACCACTTCACCT GTCAACAACAGGTCACTGACATGGGCATCCACATCCAAGACGGCGCACAGGTGTGA
- the LOC116733033 gene encoding P2Y purinoceptor 3-like isoform X1, translated as MSSRAEEFPDISATMLQDVLSSSSPSTSPMTPPASSCSINESYKYIFLPICYSFTFIFSITLNSIILYRSFRQAKRWNASLIYMVNLASTDFMYGLSLPFLVASYIMRDRWVFGDFMCRLVRFLFYFNLYCSIFFLTCISVHRYLGICHPIKVITLETKRAVKNTCVLVWIVVFALTCPIFRFAQTSYVTRMAETWTNASKTIYNKSHNIPSSRGNISYNSLGLPHEEYQNCWDDAIDKEFLDYIPYGIILHLIGFFLPFFIIAWCYSRVVLTIFKTLHSQPSYRKGPRNSNSEVVERRGRSGSAAGGRGSNGLLRGVEKDEEISVFLGARSPYASRRRKSIRTIITITLLFALCFFPFHVTRTIFLLLKVTGKVPCETMTTVSMCYKVTRPLASFNAWLNALLYFLTKDKVGAHCCPAGRTKSPQQAGPLLPLRMMGKGDGPVGETMGVQINNEEEKEFHHLSHKNV; from the coding sequence ATGTCATCCAGAGCTGAAGAGTTTCCAGACATCAGTGCCACTATGCTCCAGGATGTCCTTAGCTCCTCGTCTCCTTCCACTTCCCCCATGACTCCTCCAGCTTCATCCTGCAGTATTAATGAATCTTATAAGTACATCTTCCTCCCCATTTGTTACTCTTTTACCTTCATATTTAGCATTACTTTGAATTCTATCATCCTCTACCGTTCCTTCCGTCAAGCCAAGCGCTGGAATGCTTCCCTCATATACATGGTCAACCTGGCCTCCACAGACTTTATGTATGGACTGTCTTTGCCATTTCTTGTGGCTAGTTACATAATGCGTGACCGCTGGGTGTTTGGGGACTTCATGTGCCGCCTGGTTCGCTTCCTCTTCTACTTCAACCTCTATTGCTCCATCTTCTTCCTCACTTGCATTTCTGTTCACAGATACCTGGGTATCTGCCACCCGATAAAAGTGATCACCCTGGAGACCAAGAGAGCTGTCAAGAACACTTGTGTGTTGGTGTGGATCGTGGTGTTCGCTTTGACTTGCCCTATTTTCCGGTTTGCCCAGACAAGCTATGTGACCAGAATGGCAGAAACGTGGACCAATGCAAGTAAAACTATTTACAACAAGAGTCACAACATACCATCATCAAGGGGCAACATCAGCTATAATAGCCTGGGATTGCCCCATGAGGAATACCAGAACTGTTGGGACGATGCCATAGACAAAGAATTTCTTGACTACATTCCCTATGGGATTATTCTACATTTAATTGgcttttttttaccctttttcaTAATTGCTTGGTGTTACTCTCGTGTCGTCCTCACCATATTTAAGACCCTGCATTCCCAACCCTCGTACCGCAAAGGACCCAGAAATAGTAACAGCGAGGTTGTGGAGAGAAGAGGCAGAAGTGGCTCTGCAGCAGGTGGAAGAGGAAGCAACGGCTTGTTAAGGGGGGTAGAAAAGGATGAAGAGATTTCTGTTTTCCTGGGAGCTCGTTCTCCGTATGCGAGCCGCAGACGTAAATCCATCAggaccatcatcaccatcaccttgctctttgctttgtgttttttccccttccaTGTGACCAGAACCATCTTTCTGCTGCTGAAAGTCACCGGGAAAGTTCCCTGTGAAACCATGACGACAGTGTCGATGTGCTATAAGGTGACACGGCCGCTGGCGTCCTTCAACGCGTGGCTAAATGCGCTTCTATATTTTCTGACCAAAGACAAGGTGGGAGCTCACTGCTGTCCAGCAGGGAGAACTAAAAGCCCACAGCAGGCTGGACCGCTGCTGCCGCTGAGAATGATGGGAAAAGGAGACGGTCCAGTTGGGGAAACTATGGGAGTCCAGATTAACAACGAGGAAGAGAAAGAATTTCACCACCTGTCACACAAAAACGTATGA